Proteins co-encoded in one Osmerus mordax isolate fOsmMor3 chromosome 11, fOsmMor3.pri, whole genome shotgun sequence genomic window:
- the frya gene encoding protein furry homolog gives MSLDESILRDIVERETGCSEGQDEVVLGRIASLPLDLFPSRDFRGKFKKMRHKKRPTILETSPVGLGYSKPPIPPVCCTQAPPAMMPISIDPESRPGEYVLKSLFANFTTQSERKIRIIMAEPLEKPLTKSLQRGEDPQFDQLISAMSSLAEYCLPSILRTLFDWYKRQTGLEEESHEYRPRANTKSKNDEQQKDYLLERRDLAIDFIFSLVLIEVLKQMPLHPVLDSLVNEVINLAFKHFRYKEGYHGPNTGNMHMVADLYAEVIGVLAQAKFPAVRKKFMTELKELRQKEQIPYVVQSTISLIMGVKFFRIKMYPVEDFEASFLFMQECAQYFLEVKDRDIKHALAGLFVEILVPVAAAVKNEVNVPCLRNFVESLYDTTLDLSSRKKHSLALYPLVTCLLCVSQKQFFLNRWHVFLNTCLSSLKSKDPKMARVALESLYRLLWVYMIRIKCESNTATQGRLTTIVTTLFPKGSRSVVPRDMPLNIFVKIIQFIAQERLDFAMKEIIFDLLCVGKPAKAFSLNPERMNIGLRAFLVIADKLQQKDGEPPMPNTGAILPSGNTLRVKKTFLCKTLTDDEAKVIGMSLYYSQVRKAIDNILRHLDKEVGRCMMMTNVQMLNKEPEDMITGERKPKIDLFRTCLAAIPRVLPDGMSKPELIDLLSRLTIHMDDELRLIAQNSLQSLLVDFSDWRDDVLFGYTNFLLREVQDTHQGMLDTSLKLLLQLLTQWKLALVTPGRSYDTAKIHSPELLQTASSHRGPAERSPHSTVLHAVEGLAVVLLCSCQLSTRRLAVCILKEIRSLFLAIGQAEDDDTPMIEILDQLSPVVLESFVNVAVSDTAALPLGHHVDLQWLVEWNARLVNSHYDIRSPSHVWIFAQSVKDPWVLCLYSLLRQDNLPKHCPTALSYAWPYAFTRLQLIMPLVDPNNPVYAKKTSTSGGGENYVTLWRNYLILCLGVAKPSIMSPGHLRTSTPEITATTTDGNVTYDNKVIGTPSVAWLLKQLVPLMRADSIELTESLVLGFGRTNALVFRELVEELHPLMKEALERRPENKKRRERRDLLRLQLLRIFELLADAAVISDSTNGALERDTLALGALFLEYVDLTRMLLEAENDKDLEILKDIRAHFSAMVANLIQCVPVHHRRFLFPQQSLRHHLFILFSQWAGPFSVMFTPLDRYSDRNHQITRYQYCALKAMSAVLCCGPVFDNVGLSPDGYLYKWLDNILACQDLRVHQLGCEVVILLLELNSDQVNLFNWAVDRCFTGSYQLASGCFKAIATVCGSRNYPCDIVTLLNLVLFKASDTNREIYEISMQLMQILEAKLFVYSKRIADQKSSSILYGTHGPLPPLYRVSLPQLSSQLARMYPELTLPLFSEVSQRFPSTHPNGRQVMLTYLLPWLSNIELVDSMLPPLPNPGPPVEEPAAQDQHVGPSHQLRGTGWGSMQATSLVLNNLMFMTAKYGDDVPGPEMENAWNALVNDRWSNNLRITLQYLISLCGVSSDTSLLPYIKNVVIYLCRNNTTQTMEELLFELQQTDPVNPVVQHCDNPPFYRFSATSKTPTVASGTTSSSNTVVAGQESCPDTDDTKVAKENEERRSNMMGNHSRLESRYSNSSGGSYDEEKSEPLPPYAGWLMSVVESNQPCPLPMPVNGGCWAPLVDFLPETITPRGPLHRCNIAVIFMTEMVVDHGVREDWALHLPLLLHALFLGMDHYRPEVYEHSKRLLLHLLITLSCNSNFQGIASVLLHTREINGNKTLTSKINFQPEYCTTGGGVDFLRECQASPVPDSGLSSSSTSSSLSLGGSSSNLPHISQDVEDLDSTTETDQKTNKLIEFLTTRGYGPLWSHEDISPKNQNSKSTEQLSNFLRHVVSVLREPKSDFYLEQQLSDVALQTALCSSSRHYAGRSYQVFRALHQPLSARAVSDLLSRLVEVVGEHGDEVQGYVMEVLLTLESVVDNLAECLKNNDLMALLIRASSPDLLTNGKQVSNRKSTGQLPLVQGLSSTERSRHQRSFSVPKKFGESDRSCDPPRSATLERFHACLQQGGVAKPTSPSSSKDNITDPANVNHPSNLLATIFWVAVSLMESDFEFEYQMSLKLLNKLLGHMSLDKQENRDKLEKLQSQLRWSTFTGLQQLLLKGFTSLSTTDLTLLLFSQLTPVSRVPVVDTSQAIGFPLNVLCLLPHLVQNFDGPTQFCKDVAERIAQVCLEEKNAKLSNLAHVMTLYKTHSYTRDCFSWVNVVCRYLHEAFSDITLNMVTYMAELLEKGFPSMQQTLLQIIYSLLSHMDLSVIQAKPFNMEVLKTIEKFVQTAHWREALNILKLVVSRSASLVQPSPPQTDFSYVDVSRLWDRSSKALPGKTLDFHFDISETPVIGRRYDDLQDSPGRNGKTRAAAVTRSTSSTSSGSTSNNVLVPVSWKRPQSSQKRTREKLVKVLSLCGQEVGLRKNPSVIFSSCGDLDLMELQPSLVSSDEGTREPDNMDDTTSEQQFRVFRDFDFLDVELEDGEGETGDNFNWGVRRRSMDSLDRSDLQLLEESQLSGSLPSLSNITHQDSDESSEEDSLTASQILSHSQIIVNLSPTEELNNMDSLSPSCDSAEPQPLNTREPSFDVSLPEDSKPRLSTEEEDSNAQEDNLSLSISELPSGFNCSDSFSLDMTQDDFKGELDLEANCLPSLSEEEREESLECRSSPPPSPFFSAILAAFQPAMCDDAEEAWRRHINQLVSDSDGSCAVYTFHVFSSLFQNIQRKFCLLTCDAAGYLGDGLRGIGSKFLRSSQMLTSCSECPTLFIDADTIISYGLLEKMKFSVLELQEYLDTYNNRKDAAISWLTSCKASFPRTSDGAVVSCQPGEYDDKQLELCQRLYKLHFQLLLLFQSYCKLIGQVHAISSAPELSNMSKELDELKGNLRTAAASVTSTDPGALESSSDLAALESSSDLAALESSSDLAALESSTDPAVLETSHFEPSFSCPEVAVQAILEALRNSEFLTAVRTIRECRSLWPNDIFGSRSEDESQTLLNVYFRHQTLGQTGTFALVGSKQDLSEICLRLMELNGEIRDMIRRAQGYRAITTFLPDSRVSGSSL, from the exons AGACTGGGCTGGAGGAAGAGTCACATGAGTACAGGCCGAGGGCCAACACTAAATCCAAAAA TGACGAGCAGCAGAAAGATTATCTTcttgaaaggagggatttggCCATTGACTTTATTTTTTCTCTTGTACTTATAGAAGTTTTAAAACAG ATGCCGCTCCACCCTGTCCTGGACAGTTTGGTCAATGAAGTCATCAACTTAGCCTTTAAGCACTTTAGATACAAAGAGGG GTACCATGGTCCTAACACTGGCAACATGCATATGGTAGCAGACCTCTATGCAGAAGTCATAGGTGTACTAGCTCAGGCCAA GTTTCCTGCTGTCAGGAAGAAGTTTATGACGGAGCTGAAGGAGCTGCGTCAGAAGGAGCAGATCCCCTATGTGGTCCAGTCCACCATCAGCCTCATCATGGGGGTCAAGTTCTTCCGCATTAAGATGTATCCTGTGGAGGATTTTGAAGCCTCATTTCTGTTCATGCAG GAATGCGCCCAGTATTTCCTGGAAGTGAAGGACAGGGACATCAAGCATGCCTTGGCCGGTCTCTTTGTGGAAATTCTAGTTCCCGTCGCTGCA GCTGTGAAGAATGAGGTGAACGTCCCGTGCCTGCGTAACTTTGTGGAGAGCTTGTATGACACAACCCTGGACCTGTCCTCCAGAAAGAAGCACTCGTTA GCTCTGTACCCTCTGGTGacatgtctgctgtgtgtgagccAGAAGCAGTTTTTCCTCAACAGATGGCATGTCTTTCTCAACACCTGCCTCTCCAGCCTCAAG AGCAAAGACCCTAAAATGGCACGTGTGGCCCTGGAGTCCCTGTACCGTCTGCTGTGGGTCTACATGATCCGGATCAAGTGTGAGAGCAACACTGCAACACAGGG CCGCCTCACCACCATTGTCACAACCCTGTTCCCCAAGGGATCCCGCAGTGTGGTGCCCAGAGACATGCCCCTCAATATATTTGTCAAAATTATCCAGTTTATTGCACAG gAACGACTGGATTTCGCTATGAAAGAGATCATCTTTGACCTACTTTGTGTTGGAAAACCAGCAAAAGCCTTTAGTCTTAATCCAGAG AGAATGAATATAGGCCTGCGAGCCTTCCTGGTGATAGCAGACAAGTTGCAGCAGAAGGACGGAGAGCCTCCTATGCCGAACACTGGCGCCATACTGCCCTCTGGGAACACTCTCAGGGTGAAGAAGACCTTCCTGTGCAAAACCCTCACCGACGATGAGGCCAAGGTCATAG GTATGTCCCTGTATTACTCCCAAGTGAGGAAAGCTATAGATAACATCCTGAGACACCTGGATAAGGAGGTGGGGCGCTGCATGATGATGACCAATGTTCAGATGCTGAACAAAGAGCCTGAGGATATGATCAC AGGTGAGAGGAAGCCGAAGATCGACCTGTTCAGGACGTGCCTGGCTGCCATCCCGAGGGTCCTGCCGGACGGCATGTCCAAGCCAGAGCTCATAGACCTCCTCTCGCG GCTAACCATCCATATGGATGATGAACTTCGACTCATCGCCCAGAACTCCCTTCAGAGCCTGTTGGTGGACTTCTCTGACTGGCGTGACgacgtcctgtttggttacaCCAACTTCTTGTTGAGAGAGGTCCAAGACACTCACCAGGGCATGCTAGACACCTCCCTCAAGCTGCTGCTACAGCTGCTCACCCAGTGGAAACTGGCGCTGGTCACGCCTGGCAGGAGCTACGACACGGCCAAGATACACTCCCCCGAG CTGCTGCAGACAGCCTCCAGTCACAGAGGGCCTGCAGAACGTAGCCCTCACTCCACCGTCCTCCACGCAGTGGAGGGGCTGGCCGTGGTGCTGCTGTGCTCCTGCCAGCTCAGCACTCGCAGACTGGCCGTCTGTATCCTCAAGGAGATCCGCAGCCTCTTCCTGGCCATCGGACAAGCTGAG GATGATGACACACCCATGATCGAGATTTTGGACCAGCTCAGCCCTGTGGTTCTGGAGAGTTTTGTCAATGTGGCAGTATCTGACACG gctgcacTGCCACTGGGGCACCACGTGGATCTGCAGTGGTTGGTGGAGTGGAACGCCAGGCTGGTCAACAGCCACTATGACATCCGCAGCCCCTCCCACGTGTGGATCTTTGCCCAGTCAGTGAAGGACCCGTGGGTGCTGTGTCTCTACAGCCTGCTCCGCCAGGACAACCTGCCCAAGCACTGTCCCACGGCCCTGAGCTACGCCTGGCCCTACGCCTTCACACGCCTGCAGCTCATTATGCCCCTGGTAGACCCCAA TAACCCAGTGTATGCTAAGAAGACCAGCACCTCAGGTGGTGGGGAGAACTACGTCACCCTGTGGAGGAACTACCTGATCctgtgtctgggtgttgccaAGCCCAGCATCATGAGTCCTGGTCACCTGAGAACATCCACACCTGAGATCACCGCCACCACGACCGATGGCAACGTCACCTACGACAACAag GTGATTGGAACGCCGTCGGTGGCCTGGCTCCTGAAGCAGCTGGTCCCCCTGATGAGAGCAGATAGCATTGAGCTGACCGAGTCACTGGTGCTGGGCTTTGGTCGTACCAACGCCCTGGTCTTCAG GGAACTGGTTGAGGAGCTGCATCCGTTAATGAAGGAGGCTCTGGAACGAAGGCCAGAG AACAAGAAGCGTCGCGAGCGAAGAGATCTCCTCAGACTGCAGCTGCTCAGGATCTTTGAGCTGCTGGCAGACGCTGCGGTCATCAGTGACAG CACAAACGgagccctggagagagacacccTAGCTCTAGGTGCTCTGTTTCTAGAGTATGTGGACCTGACCCGGATGTTGCTGGAAGCAGAGAATGACAAGGACCTGGAGATACTGAAGGACATCCGAGCCCACTTCAGCGCCATGGTGGCCAACCTCATACAGTGTGTCCCAG TGCACCACAGACGCTTCCTGTTCCCTCAGCAGAGCTTACGACAtcacctcttcatcctcttcagccAATGGGCAGGCCCCTTCAGTGTCATGTTTACCCCATTGGACCGCTACAGCGACAGAAACCACCAGATCACCAGATACCAGTACTGTGCTCTCAAG GCCATGTCTGCCGTGCTGTGCTGTGGACCAGTGTTCGACAACGTTGGCCTGTCTCCAGATGGATACCTCTATAAGTGGCTGGATAACATATTAGCTTGCCAGGATCTGCGG gtgcaccagctgggctgtGAGGTAGTCATTCTGCTCCTGGAGCTCAACTCTGACCAGGTGAACCTGTTCAACTGGGCGGTGGACCGCTGCTTCACTGGCTCCTACCAGCTAGCCTCAGGCTGCTTCAAGGCTATAGCTACAGTCTGTGGCAGCAG AAACTACCCCTGTGACATAGTGACACTGTTAAACCTGGTACTCTTCAAGGCGTCTGACACCAACAGAGAAATATATGAAATATCAATGCAGCTCATGCAG ATCTTAGAGGCTAAGCTGTTTGTGTACTCTAAGAGGATTGCAGATCAGAAGTCCAGTAGTATCCTGTATGGCACCCAcggtcccctgccccccctctacAGGGTCTCCCTGCCACAGCTCTCCAGCCAGCTGGCCAGGATGTACCCTGAACTAACATTGCCACTCTTCTCAG AGGTGAGTCAGAGgtttccctccacccatcccaaTGGGAGACAGGTGATGCTCACATACCTCCTGCCCTGGCTCAGTAACATTGAGCTGGTGGACAGCatgctgcctcccctccccaaccctggccccccagtggaGGAGCCTGCTGCCCAGGACCAACATGTGGGACCATCCCACCAGCTCAGAGGCACAGGCTGGGGCTCCATGCAGGCCACATCCCTGGTCCTCAACAACCTTATGTTCATGACAGCAAAG TATGGGGACGACGTTCCGGGCCCAGAGATGGAGAACGCGTGGAACGCTCTGGTCAACGATAGGTGGAGCAACAACTTGAGAATCACCTTGCAGTACCTCATCAGCTTGTGTGGAGTGAGCAGTGACACCAGCCTACTACCCTAC ATTAAGAATGTGGTGATCTACCTGTGTCGGAACAACACTACCCAGACGATGGAGGAACTGCTGTTTGAGTTGCAGCAGACAGACCCGGTCAACCCAGTGGTTCAGCACTGTGACAACCCTCCATTCTACCGCTTCTCTGCCACCAGCAAGACTCCCACAGTGGCCTCAG gCACAACATCTAGCAGCAACACAGTAGTGGCCGGCCAGGAGAGTTGTCCGGATACGGACGATACGAAGGTGGCCAAAGAGAATGAAGAGAG GCGGAGCAACATGATGGGGAACCACAGTCGTCTGGAGTCTCGCTACAGCAACAGCTCAGGAGGATCCTACGACGAGGAGAAGA GTGAACCCTTGCCCCCTTACGCCGGCTGGCTGATGAGTGTTGTGGAGAGTAACCAGCCCTGTCCCCTTCCAATGCCTGTGAACGGAGGGTGCTGGGCTCCTCTGGTCGACTTCCTGCCTGAGACGATCACTCCCAGAGGACCCTTGCATAG GTGTAACATAGCGGTGATCTTCATGACTGAGATGGTTGTGGACCATGGTGTACGAGAGGACTGGGCCCTTCACCTGCCCCTTCTACTGCATGCTCTCTTCCTCG GTATGGATCACTACCGCCCAGAGGTGTACGAACACAGCAAGCGTCTCCTGCTGCACCTGCTCATCACGCTCTCCTGCAACAGCAACTTCCAAGGCATCGCCTCCGTTCTCCTGCACACTCGAGAGATCAACGGCAACAAGACCCTCACCAGCAAAATTAACTTTCAGCCAGAATACTGTACCACAG GAGGAGGTGTTGACTTCCTGCGGGAGTGCCAAGCGTCTCCTGTGCCAGACTCTGGGctgagctcctcctccacctcctccagcctgaGCCTTgggggcagcagcagcaaccTGCCCCACATCTCCCAGGACGTGGAAGATCTGGACTCCACCACGGAGACGGACCAGAAAACCAACAAGCTCATAGAGTTCCTCACCACCAG GGGCTATGGACCACTCTGGTCTCATGAAGACATCTCACCCAAGAACCAGAACTCCAAAAGCACTGAGCAGTTGTCCAATTTCCTGCGCCATGTGGTGTCTGTGTTGAGAGAACCCAAGTCAG ACTTCTACCTGGAGCAGCAGCTGAGTGATGTGGCGCTGCAGACGGCCCTGTGCAGCTCCTCCAGGCACTACGCCGGGCGCTCCTACCAGGTGTTCAGGGCCTTGCACCAGCCCCTCTCCGCCCGCGCCGTGTCAGACCTGCTCTCGCgactggtggaggtggtgggggagcaCGGGGACGAAGTTCAG GGTTATGTCATGGAGGTTTTACTCACACTGGAGTCTGTGGTAGACAACTTGGCTGAGTGTCTGAAGAATAATGACCTCATGGCTCTTCTAATCAG GGCTTCCTCTCCAGACTTACTGACCAATGGGAAGCAGGTGTCAAACAGGAAGAGCACAGGGCAGCTCCCATTGGTCCAGGGCCTCAGCTCCACTGAGCGCAGCCGGCACCAGAGGAGCTTCTCTGTACCCAAGAAGTTTGGGGAGTCCgacaggtcatgtgacccgccTCGCAGCGCCACCCTGGAGCGCTTCCATGCTTGTCTGCAGCAAGGGGGTGTTGCCAAAcccaccagcccctcctcctccaaggaCAACATCACCGACCCTGCCAACGTCAACCACCCCAGCAACCTGCTGGCCACCATCTTCTGGGTGGCTGTGTCCTTGATGGAGTCAGACTTTGAGTTTGAGTACCAGATGTCTCTGAAGCTTCTGAACAAGCTGCTGGGCCACATGTCGTTGGACAAGCAGGAGAACCGAGACAAGCTGGAGAAACTGCAGAGCCAGCTCAGGTGGAGCACCTTCACGGGCCTCCAGCAGCTGCTTCTCAAGGGCTTCACCTCCTTGTCCACCACTGACCTAACCCTGCTGCTCTTCAGCCAGCTTACACCCGTGTCCAGGGTGCCTGTGGTGGACACCTCCCAGGCCATAG GGTTCCCCTTGAATGTTCTCTGCCTACTCCCACATCTGGTGCAGAACTTTGATGGCCCCACTCAGTTCTGTAAAGACGTTGCTGAGAGGATAGCCCAG GTATGCCTTGAGGAGAAGAATGCTAAACTGTCCAACCTGGCCCATGTGATGACCTTGTACaaaacacactcctacacacgaGACTGTTTCTCCTGGGTCAATGTTGTGTGTCGCTATCTTCATGAGGCCTTCAGCGATATCACTCTCAACATGGTCACTTATATGGCTGAG TTGTTGGAGAAGGGCTTTCCTAGCATGCAACAGACCCTGCTGCAGATCATTTACAGCCTGCTGAGTCACATGGACCTGAGCGTCATTCAGGCAAAGCCTTTCAATATGGAGGTCCTCAAGACCATTGAGAAGTTTGTGCAG ACGGCCCACTGGAGGGAAGCTCtgaacatcctgaagctagTGGTGTCTCGCTCTGCCAGCCTGGTCCAGCCATCTCCTCCCCAGACTGACTTCTCTTACGTGGACGTCAGCCGGCTGTGGGACCGCTCTTCCAAGGCCCTGCCTGGAAAAACACTGGACTTCCATTTCGACATCTCAGAG ACCCCAGTGATTGGCCGGAGGTATGATGATCTTCAAGACTCCCCAGGGCGGAATGGGAAGACGAGGGCCGCAGCCGTGACTCGTAGCACCTCGTCCACCTCCTCAGGATCAACCTCCAACAATGTCCTGGTGCCCGTCAGCTGGAAGAGGCCTCAGTCCTCTCAG AAGAGAACCAGGGAGAAGCTGGTGAAGGTGTTGTCTTTGTGTGGACAGGAAGTAGGGCTCAGGAAAAACCCTTCG GTGATCTTCTCCAGCTGTGGGGATCTGGACCTGATGGAGCTCCAGCCCAGCCTTGTTTCCTCCGATGAGGGCACCAGGGAGCCTGACAACATGGACGACACAACCTCTGAACAGCAGttcagggtcttcagagacttTGATTTCCTGGAtgtggagctggaggatggagag ggggAGACCGGTGATAACTTTAACTGGGGGGTGCGGAGACGCTCCATGGACAGTCTGGACAGGAGTGACCTACAGCTGCTGGAAGAGAGCCAGTTGTCAGGCAGCCTGCCTAGCCTCAGCAACATCACCCACCAAGACTCTGACGAGTCCTCCGAGGAAGACTCCCTCACTGCCAGCCAGATCCTCTCACATTCACAAATT ATTGTCAACCTTTCTCCCACCGAGGAGCTCAATAACATggactctctgtccccctcctgcGACTCTGCTGAGCCTCAGCCTCTGAACACCAGAGAGCCCAGTTTCGATGTCTCACTGCCCGAGGACTCGAAGCCACGG CTGTCgacagaagaggaggacagtaATGCCCAGGaggacaatctctctctctctatctccgaaCTTCCCTCTGGGTTTAACTGCAGTGACAGTTTCTCGCTGGACATGACTCAGGATGATTTCAAAGGAGAACTGGACCTTGAGGCCAACTGTCTGCCCAG tctgagcgaggaggagagagaggagtctctgGAGTGTCGTtcgtcccctcctccatcccccttcttCTCTGCCATCCTCGCCGCCTTCCAGCCAGCCATGTGTGATGACGCGGAGGAGGCTTGGCGCCGCCACATCAACCAGCTGGTGTCTGACTCTGATGGCTCCTGTGCAGTCTACACCTTCCATGTGTTCTCCTCACTGTTCCAG AATATTCAGAGGAAGTTCTGCTTATTGACATGCGACGCTGCTGGCTACCTTGGTGACGGGCTTCGAGGAATAGGGTCAAAGTTTTTGAGGTCCTCTCAGATGCTGACCTCATGCTCCGAGTGTCCAACACTGTTTATCGACGCAGACACA ataATCTCTTACGGGCTTCTGGAAAAAATGAAATTCAGTGTGTTGGAGCTTCAAGAGTACCTTGACACTTACAACAACAGAAAAGATGCAGCCATATCT TGGCTGACTAGCTGCAAGGCCTCATTTCCCAGGACCTCTGATGGAGCAGTTGTCTCATGCCAGCCTGGGGAATATGACGACAAG cAACTGGAGCTTTGTCAACGACTCTACAAGCTCCACTTTCAACTGCTGCTGCTATTTCAGTCCTACTGTAAACTGATTGGCCAGGTCCATGCAATCAGCTCTGCTCCTGAG CTATCGAACATGTCCAAAGAGCTGGATGAGCTGAAGGGCAACCTGCGAACAGCAGCAGCCTCAGTGACAAGTACTGACCCTGGAGCTTTAGAGAGCAGTTCTGACCTTGCAGCCCTAGAGAGCAGTTCTGACCTTGCAGCCCTAGAGAGCAGTTCTGACCTTGCAGCCCTAGAGAGCAGTACTGACCCTGCAGTTTTGGAGACCTCCCATTTTGAGCCCAGCTTCAGCTGCCCTGAGGTCGCCGTGCAGGCCATCCTGGAGGCTCTGAGGAACAGCGAGTTCCTCACAGCTGTGCGCACCATCCGAGAGTGCAG GAGTTTGTGGCCGAACGACATCTTTGGCAGCCGTTCTGAGGATGAAAGCCAGACCTTACTGAATGTTTACTTCAGGCATCAAACACTGGGTCAGACAGGAACCTTTGCTCTGGTGGGTTCAAAGCAGGATCTCTCAGAGATCTGTTTAAGGCTTATGGAGCTGAATGGAGAGATCCGGGACATGATCCGCAGAGCCCAGGGCTACCGAGCCATCACAACCTTTCTCCCAGACTCCAGGGTGTCCGGCTCCAGTCTTTGA